A region of the Gammaproteobacteria bacterium genome:
TCTAAATCACTTCCTACCTGAATGCTGATAATTTTATTTTCGTTGGTGACATCAACAGAACCATTTAAACCGGAGCTGCGTTTGAGAGCCTGCAAATGCTCCATTCCGGCAACCACACGACCGAACACAGTCGTATTTTTATCCAGATATCGTAGGGCATTTCCTATAACTGCATAGAGTTCTGTGCCGCCACTATTCACATCGTTCGCCCGACCCATGGCAAATGCTCTATAACAATGCAACAACCAATTGTCTTTTTTATCAGCAGAGCGACCGACTGCAAAACCGTTATAAAAACCGGTTTCATCAGCATAGCCATCAAACTCTTCAATTGCTGTGATATTGAATGGTTTTTCAGTTTTTATACTAAATTCAGCGTCGATACTTAGATTTCCATTTTTAGGTTTTGTCAGTTTTTCAGGGTTCATCGGGCCGCCTTGTGCAACAAAACCATCAATCACCCGATAAAAACTGGTATTGTCGAATATACCCTCTCTTGCTAATGCCTTGGTATTTTGAACATGATTTGGAGCATAGTCTTTTGCCAATTCGACAACCACCATTCCGCTTTCGAGTTTGATATAAAGACTGTTTTCCTGATCTAAATCTCGCCAATCACTCTGTGGTGCTTTTTCCACAATTTCATAAGGGGTTTTGTGATCACTTAGGTTTGATGAGTTCTTAACTGAATTTTTCTGAGCGCATGAGGATAAA
Encoded here:
- a CDS encoding peptidylprolyl isomerase; amino-acid sequence: MQNKTIIILSLLVLSSCAQKNSVKNSSNLSDHKTPYEIVEKAPQSDWRDLDQENSLYIKLESGMVVVELAKDYAPNHVQNTKALAREGIFDNTSFYRVIDGFVAQGGPMNPEKLTKPKNGNLSIDAEFSIKTEKPFNITAIEEFDGYADETGFYNGFAVGRSADKKDNWLLHCYRAFAMGRANDVNSGGTELYAVIGNALRYLDKNTTVFGRVVAGMEHLQALKRSSGLNGSVDVTNENKIISIQVGSDLEESEQLQLQIMDTASQSFRDLIQSRKNRKGEWFVDAKNYIDACSVPVPSRLKINQ